Genomic DNA from Cheilinus undulatus linkage group 10, ASM1832078v1, whole genome shotgun sequence:
CTaagtgcgacttcctgtcagctagcttgctagcattccggttgacagaaatgtgcctgttgagctatctgtcagtcaaatgagatgcgccaatcagtgcgcagtgaggtttttcctaaatataaaccattgtggtacaaaaaattcacccctgTACAgagagagcacatgaagacactagCAAATGATacacgtttgtttttttgaaccaggctgtaaaccagtttatttctagtgtgaaaaccggctttttaacaggtgtccagacgaGACTCCCGGTGTTCCTGcaaccagcctcaagtggacactcgcggtattgcaatttttggaCTTCCGCATTGGCCTCATTTTTTTGATGACCGGAGGTCGCCACTTGGTCAAAACTAACACATGACTGTTGTTGTACATGGTTTGTTCTTCCCTTGCAAATCTAAAAAAGTGTGTGTCATTACTTAAAAACTTAAGTGTACATCTTACCGGTGGCTCAGAAGACAAAACTGCAGGTTCTCTAGGAACACTGGGATTTACTGGCTGGTAAGAGATGGGTGTAACAGGTGCAGCAGAGTGACTGGGGCCTGCAGGTTGCTGGTTCCAGCCCTGAATTTGTAAAGAGGATGTTGAATTAGAAATGGGAATACATATTACAAACAGCTGCCTACTTCAATGAATGCTTACGTGGTTATATACACCAGGCGCAGCAGCAGTTTGAGGGGCAGCTCGGGATCTTTTAGAAGAGCTctttttaaaacagcagcactttcttatccagcagcagcagagactcaCCACAAGGACAGCCCTGACAGCAATACAAATGATAACATATGTAGGGAATGCTGTAAGGGCAAAGTACCGTTAGCTTATGTTAGTTAAGTTAGTTAAATTAGCAGTAAAAGTTAGTCgtacattttcaaacatgtgATGCTTACCAGCACGTACACTGAGTTTCACAATCCTGGCTGGGTGGTCTTCATTAtccctgacctcataaatgccaGAGTCAGAGGTTTTCAGTGGATTAATCTCTAAACCTTCATACAGGCGCCGCAACCTCCCTTCAAACTGCCTGTATTCTATTTGTGGGTTCTCATAAGTGGACAATCTTCCTGCTTTCATCAGTGTCAAGTACTCTGTTTCTCCCTTTGCTTTGAATGTAATAGTCCAAGAGGAGGAGGTTGTAGGATGTTCGATGACAACTGTATCGCCCTCAACTCTGTCATAGCTTATAGAATCCGCTGTGAGGGATAAAAGGTTCATTGTATGAGAAAATATAAATCAGATACGTAGAAGgtataataaaaaaatgggcAATGTTTATTGTCATGTTTCTGAAATCACCTTCTACTTTGAGCAGAGTCCTGGATAGCAAACTTCTGTCTTTTCTCCTGACGTTATAGTAGCCACTGTCCTTCCCAGTGACTTTGATGATCTCCCAAGCATTTTTCTTCATCTTACCTCTGCTTCCCTGACTGACCTGGGGGTCCGTGCGGTTCCACAAGACCGTTGTCGGGGAGTTACGAAGACTAGGAGTGAACTCCAGGTATTCCGCTTCCTGGGGAACGTCAAGGTAGTACCTTTCGCCATAAAACCTCATGGCATCGATAGCACATTCtgataaacaaacacacacacacacacaaaaaagaaacaggtTGTACTTTTTAAGAATCTGTGGATAACTGAGAGTGAGTTGAAATAGaggtttttaaatgttgtaCATTTCAATGTTCTCACCCATAACAGTCAGTCTGATAATATCATAACGGTTATCATCATTAAATGAGACAGAAAAAGTCCCGGCATCTTCATCTGTCAAATCCTTTAGATAAGCAGAGGTGTAGGACACTTGAATTCGTGGATCTTTTGACTGCATGattggagaaagaaaaagaacagtGATGGCAGACAGAGTAATCCGATTCAAATCTGGTTTGCTCTGAACAGATGCTGAATTTTGTCATATTCCTTTTATTTCCACACAAGAGTCTCATAGCCATAAGGGACATTGTTGGAAAATATAGTGCCAGGTTCTTCTTACCTCTCCCTTTTCCATCAATAGTTTGGTGGGTCCCCCGTTACTCGGAGTGAAGTATATCTGTCCTTGGAATAAGGGCGGTGTATAAGCAAACGGTAATTTAAGGCTTCTGCCATAGCACAGCTCCTCATACCTAATTTCAGCAAATGAACCTTCAAACATAAAGATAAAAttaataatgagataaatggAGGGGAAATTATGGTGAGTTAGGAACACAACGATcacaataaatctttaaaaaattgttcCATGACCACCTGCTACACAGTGAAATAATCCTAGACTCTTGCCCTGCATACAGCTTTGATCTTAAACAAGACTaggagtgatttttttcttgaccAGATGTTAACATAGAAACTGGGGAGAAggtaattaattaattaattaattaagcAGTTATTTTGCTGACTGACTTTGGAGTCAATCAAGGTACAGCTGGGGTTTATGAGACCGTCTGTTCTCTGTGTATAGTTATGAACTATTATGAGAAAGTATGAACTCTCAAATCAGTGCACATCATCCTGCCAAGTTTTTGAAGGACTTCACAAGAAAAATATAACTTCTGCATCTACAAGTAAGTCCGAACTTATATGGTATTCATCCTTTGGGTCACTCTTCAAGTTGTTTGATTATTATAAAAATCATTAGAACAATTATTCTGATTGATAAGGAGATTGTTGTTACTATACACGATTACACAttgattttacaacatctgcaCTGCATAAATCAATGAACTTAAAAACTCTTAACATTTTggaaaacaagcaataaattaacataaatgagtgaaaaacataaatatgtaaaacaaTGAACTACAATAATAAtgaattaacaaaaatatttattctcATGGCCACAATGTCAGATGAACATTTATCAAATGACATAACCAATGGACAAAATGTGTGATCataattatcttgttttcatgaccCCGGGAAGCAGAAATTCTAACTGAAATTGAAACTTGATTTATTGCCCAGCACTAgtcatttttgtgattttggaCATTCAGGCTATTCATTTCAATTTGGACATCCCAAAAAGTCAAACAGTGAATGTGCTTGCAAAACAAGGACTTAAACATCGATTAGCTAAATGGAACTCAGCCATAGTTAAATTTGTTACTTAACCTAGACATTTCCTTTCTGTGAAATAACCAGAGGTGAAAAAAGTACCAGACTTTTGTACTCAAGagaaatcagaatcagaatctttattgtcactGTACACAAGAACACCGAAATTGTGCGCCGTTCTATTCAGTGAAAAAGcaatatacaaataaaaacaaggtattctaataaaaaatgtgcaaaagcttttttttttttttcttaattttgttttttctttctttggtcCCTAAATTTCCACCCGTCACTGACAGGGTTGCTGAGATTTCATCGCCCTGTTGTTGCCATCCCCGGGTATAAAGAGTGAGAAGACGCCGCTGGACTCGTAGTGAATGTCTATCGAGTACCCAACCTAAAACTAACTTTAAAGGGGTGTAAAATTAAAAGGCACATTGTGAATTAAATCTGCACTGATGCATTTCTTCTGTTGGCTGTAAGAGTCAGACTTACCAAAAATAAGGCAGGAAACTGTCATAAACAGCAACATGTCCTACAAAAGAAGCAGATGTTACTTAGTATGCTACATAAGATATTAATATTACGACATTTAGTAAAATCTACACAACACAAAGCTCAAAATCTATCACACATGAAATTAAACATGGTTAAAAATACGACTTTGACTTACTGTAAAGTAATTTTCTTCCGTGTAGTTTTCTTCTCGTTTGTTGTTTCAAGACACGGCTGGGCGAGGCTTGTTTAGTATTTAATTAAGATCGTTATTGCGCTAAAGCTACGCAAGCTGCGCATATGCGGCGCCGAAATCCAACAAAAGGAACACGAAACGTATACTCTACGCATACCTATAAAgatccttacattttaaacGTTACTGACCTCATACATGCGTCTGCCATGGTCATGCCGGAGATGacattggaaaaaaagaaaactgagtCCACTAGAGGTTGCTGTCTCTCACGGAGCTACTTTGATGGTGCTCATAGACTGAATCAAGAATGGTCCGTCCTCTGCACGGCTGCTCCTgtagctgtctgtctgtgtgctcGGGTGGGATAGTATTGAAGACAGTTAGGGCTgcaatagataaataaataaataaacaaaaatgagaaGGATTTGTTTTAACTTATTAGGAAAtattcagaattctgagaaaaaagtcacaattctgaaaaaagtcagaatgctgaagggaaaataaaatcaaaattctgaggaaaaaaagttcagattctgagataaaagtccgaattttgaggggaaaaaaagtcagaattccgaAAAGTCAGAAAAGTCGGAATCCTGAGAAagaagtcagaatcctgagggaaaaaaatatcaaaattctGAGGAAACAAAAGTCCAGACTCTTAGATAAAAGTCTGTATTTTGAGAAAtaaagttggaattctgagTAAAAAGttcaaagtctgagattaaagtcaaaattctgaaaaGAGTCAGAATCCTGatgaaaaatcagaattctgagaaaaaagtctgaACTTTGAGAAAAAGCCAGATTTTGGAGATTGaagtcagaaatctgaaaaaagtcagaattttgaggacaaaatcagaattctgatatTATCGTcggaattttgaaaaaaaagtcagattttagagaagaaaaagtgagaattctgagaaaaaaagtcagacttctagataaagtcagaattcttgataaagtcagaattctgaggaaaaaaatctgaatctgagattacagtcagaattttgaggaaaaacaaatcagaattctgagaaaaagtcagaattttagataaagtcaaaattctgaggaaaaaaagtcagaattctgagattaatcttcAGGTCTGTTTCAGTTGTTTGTTggaccacaattcaaaagcaatgtcttatctttttatagttttttttctgtacattttcatttatcattacttttgtcagtttagttatttcagtgaccattgtagAGTTTTCTTTCAAggaagggtaccaacaattttgtccacgtgtgcaTATTTACAAGCCATTGATGCAGAGATGGAGTAAATTGTGGTCAAGTTCCTAAAGACACACCAACATGTGGGGGTTGAGTTGGGGATCACAACCTGACCCTCCAAATAAAGACTACCCACTCTACCTACCGCAATTGTAACAGAacatttatggtaaaaaaaattaaagtatgGTGTTTTATAGATGTTATGACCTGTTTATTTGACTGTATACGGGCAACACAGCAGCTGATAAGATCATCCCTATAGAAATTGCATCATTCAGAGCTTATGTTACAAATATAGACTACTTCAGTAATAATATTTTCTATACTTTTTCGGTGTAAGGAGATGATTTTCTTTGCGACGTGTGTAAAACTTAAACAGATGTCCAAAGTCATATTTGCAAACACtggatgattttgacttttttttttttggggggggatGCTCTATTTAAATAAAGAATGATAAAATACCAGCATTCAAAGATCGTGACCACCTATCCTATAGTGTTTGTAAATTAATGAAGCATTAAGTTTTAATCTTGCCACACGGCTCATTAATAGATCCCCACGGTGTAGGTGTCACCGTGCAGGCTCCTACGCTGACAGCGTATCCGTGTTCAAGTAGTATGAAAAACAGCGCTGCATGCGACGCATTCTGCGCAGGCGCTGCTGAGAATGCCGTCTGCCATCGCAATAAATTAAAGAAGGGCACTAATGCCCATGCGCGCTCTGCAGAGGACGTCGTTATCCTCTTATCTCCTTCAGTATAAACATTCCTCAGTATCCAGCGGTGGATGTATCCTTCGCACATCCTGCAGGTAGGTTTAGATAACGTTTGTTTATGTATGTTATCATTTATATATGGTCAGTAATTGGCGTCTCCTTGATCCTTGAGATTGCTGCACGTTATTCATCGGCGTAGAAACAAATTAGACACCTGCGTGGACTTGACTTCATGCGGCACGTAGGGTGCCGTGGAGCACAATGTGGGAATATCGATTCATGGATGTTCCTTTCGATGTAGGCTGGAGCGCTGcagaaacaacaacacagcTGTGTTTGAGCTCCCCCTTGTGTGGCCTGATGATTGATTATGAGCCGGTTGGCTCGCAGGCTTGTTTTCAGGGGAGGGTGGGGACGAATGACAATCTCTAGTACATCTCTCTCTACTGTGTTTGTGGATGAAACGCTTTGGTTTGTCTTTTCAGGAGAAGATGTCTTCCACTGTCCTACTCACTGCCCTTTTTGCCCTTCCTCTAGCTGTGGGTGAGTTATTGAAAACAATAGAATGCATCCTTAAACAATATGCGTCTTTTCTTCCATCTGTGGCAACTTTTGTCCAAGAAACTCTTAGTAAGTTAAGGTTTTATGTATTGTAGTCTCCTAAGTAATATGACTTCATATAGATCATACCTATATTTTCCTTGATATATCTACATTACGCTCATAGTTGTCCAGATTTTCCAGCAGTCTCCTCTCAGGCTTTGATCTACCCCACAACAAAGACAGGGAAAAGCTTCTGGAGTTTCTATGTTACTGGTTTCACCTTAAGTAACTCAAAAATTTAACACATGGGCTGATCTTTTGCTATTTCAGGGGGGTTATGGCTTTCACTTAATAAATACTGTCTGGGCCAAAGTTCATTTGGTCCTAAATGAAGTGCAAAATACTTGGCGTGGATGTCGAGTTCAGAGCCttcataatgaaaaaaaaaacagtaatttatTTCCAAAGCACAAAAAACTTGAATGTGTTTTACAGGGAAGACTGGAGTTGGCCATAAAACTGAAGGCAAATGCAAATCAAAATAACGAGATCAAACACAGAATATAAAGTTTAAAACGTTTGAAATTAGTTGGATacaagtttttcctttttcttgatgatggatttagctgaactctgggagatgtTCACTGCTTTGGAACATTTTTCATATTCATCCCCTGagttatactttttaataacaatTTCTtggattgttcttttgtcttcatggtgtaatggtagccaagaatactgattaaccaatgtgtggaccttccagacacaggtgtctttatactccaATCAATTAAGACACATTCTCTGCACTCAGGttatccccatttcactaattttgaTACTACTActaccaattggctggacctctgttgaattagatcagtcactttaaagggggtgaatatttatgcagtcactcattttatcgtacatatttttttaattaaattgacattactatgtagaaatcttttttttctatttggcattaaatagttttttgtaatgtttttctGTCCAAAAGCCAAATAATGAcaattattgatttataaaatcaattaaagggtaaaatatccaagtgGTTGAATACTTgctataggcactgtatatatatatatatatatatatatatatatatatatatacatatatatatatatgtatatatgtatatatatatacatacagtgcctaacaaatttattagcccaccctaaccctaaccaaagtaaggtttatgccacagctgccctaaattaacagcattggtaattaccaaaatccttatttatgtttctgcaatggttaatacactaatatgtaggagctctttaacccaaatgatatttttaaaggtcacatattttacccttttaagacaagcttaaattgttctcagaggtccccaaaacatgcctgtgaagtttgttgctgaaaaacactccagtataggattttttttacgtttaaaaccccctctatttcagcccttctcagaacaagctttttctgtgtctgtagctttaaatggtaattaactgtctgactctgcccctgaccacacccctctcaggaaatggatgcagtactcctgctactacagacacttttatccagtttagaacttgactgggatttgaaccatcaacctcACATACTGTAGTCAACAGGAAAACCCATTGAGCTATCCAGCAACTCAGCTGGTtttgagaggatcagtagaggagggcagaattttcctccaagtgggggagggccaaccaaacctgggggtgggtgcttacactcctggtgaggtcaccaggagcaaaatctgagaactgcttgtttcagcacacattttttgaaaggtggagaaagagagggggaaagggaatggatttttctggtatttgaggggattgtggacaggccagggacacatatttgtgttagaaaagactgaaaaagtgatttttgcataatatgtctccgTTAATGCTAacatataattattattgttatccatgaattttcagatttacaaaaaaaaaactgaaatactgttatatacttgcattcctgaacagaaaaattagttttaatggttgaatgtctcaaatttgggtgaattcagtttgaaatccctcatttctgttcaaaatgttaaatgcggagagctcactgaaaatgaaagagtctgcattgaagcacttcatgatactggatggtctttgagacaaatatgacaggtggtctaataaatttgttaagcactgtatataaatacatatatataaatatatatatttatatacttcTAATAAGATTTATAATCATCATATTCATTCTGCTCTCCATGCAGGTTGGGTTGTGTTGGGTGAGTCAAATGCAACATTTCTTCATATCCTTTATTTAGTATACAAATTCGGAGGAGgttgacatttatttttttgtttgatacaACAGGTGAGAGAGAAGAGGCCCAGAGGTTATGTACTGGGAAAGAATTCCGTCTGCCTGTGTACTCTACATCCAGGATGGTGACTTTTACGCCACACTCAGGGGGAGACAGACGCGTCTTGTTAGAGAAGACCAGTGTAGGTGAAAGTCTGGGTCTcggtttgtgtttttatttactgtgtacagttttctcatttctttcGCTTCACTTCTGCAGGTGAAGGACCCACGGTTTGAATGGACGAGAGATAAAATGTTAGTCCTGAAAGAAGTGACACATGAAGACCAGGGACTTTATTCCATCAAACTGTCCTCAGGGTTTACCTATGAGACTGTTCGTCTGACTGTTTCAGGTATGCGgtttcaagtgttttgcaaagTCCATAGCTGTGTTTTTCACTACACACCTGTCAATACATATTAAAGTCTACTTCTTAAGTTATACTTGAGTATTATCTGCGAGAATGTACCtaaagttttaaaattatttgCTGTGCAAGAAGATAATGTAAAACAAATattgcttgttttattttcagtttaaaaatgtgtaatggtGCATCACTTGACAAGCAGTAAATATGCTTGCAGCTGGTCCAGTTTGATCTAGGCTTTACTGCTGGTTTAGTGttttaattcaaatgtttcCAACTGAAGGTTCAGGGCCCTCCTTTGGGACACATGATAGCAACGTATTACTCTAATGCTTGTTTTGTGAAATACTGATTTATTCCCAGTATTTGACCTtgaacaacaataaaaataagactAACAAATCTGTCATGCTTTCTAAAGATGGACATTTTCACCTGATAATAATAATCTCTGCGTCTCTCTACTTCTTCAGAGTGCATAAAGTCTTACTACAGAAACTATGGGGACAACTTTGACTACAGCATCCCTGAAAATGGCTCCTTACTGGAGTTTTTTCCCAGGGGAGCTCCACCTGAGGCCATGCCCGTTGTGCTGTGGAACAAAACAGACCCTATGACCGGCAGCGTGGGCCGAGGGCGGCTGCTGAGGAGCGGGAAGGTCTGGGTGGCAGAGAGAGTTACGCAAGCGGACCAAGGCAACTACACAATCAGGGATGACAAAGGGAAGGCCGTGTCCCGCAGCACCCTCACTGTCCGGGGTGAGCAAAGGCAGAAGACAGGAAGATGAGATTTGAGAAGCTCACTGATGAATTTATTTAACCAAAAGACCCTGTCAactgtaacatttatattttgtctttccCTTTTCATTTGACACCctcatattttctgtcattctcCCCTCTGTTCATGATCTTGCATGCTGTTGCAGGACGCTCCTTCAATATCACCCGTTTCACCAAGGAGTCTCTAAACCTGcccctctttcttcctcctcctcatgcccATCTCATTTTTACCCCTACCCGATACCCTGATGAATCCTCCCTGGGTCCCTTTGACCCCAAACCCCCTCGAGGCCCTGTGCAGCTGGTTCGCGAGGGCCATATAACAGACTACGACATGCGCTACAGGGGCCTCATCTCTCTGGGCAGAAATGGCAGCACTGATGAGATCGTCATAGCTCGGCTAACTTCAAGGCATGATGGAGTCTATGAAATCAGAGATAGAGATGGAAACCTGGTATCCTCCACTTCATTGCAGGTGATTGGTGAgtgactttttatttccacGTTTTTACATGATTAAACATCTTTACAGTTGTCATTGAAGGTGATATTTCTTTGTCAGAAAAAGGAGGCAGATGGCGAGCTCTTCTCAAGTCCATAACCGTCCCTTCCGGCATGTTTGTGTCCCTGGCTGGTTTTATCCTCTTCATGAAGAGATACCCGAGTTGCAGCCTCTCCCATTTCATCGCTGGCCTCAGATCAAACCGCACACCACCAAACAACCCTCCGAGGGTTAACATCCAGGTGAGGGTATCCTAAGAGCTACAGGGAAAAAAAGCTGAACAGGTGCAGAATATTTTAAAGAAGTTCTTTACCATAATAGATAGATATTGATTGTTCTTTTGATTTTCAATGTATTTTACATTGATGTTGGCACTTTTTTCCAGACATTATGCGTCTGTTGATTATTAGATAATGTATAGCATGTGGGTTGTAGAAGAGATTAAATAACCATAAAGCATTAGCAGGCCCTTTACAGGACCTTTTTATAAACCCAGGCTTTCAGAGTTTTGCTGCATGTGTAATTTAATCCATCCCATAACATTTCTATGCTCTTTTGATATGAAGTATGTGAAGAAGACTCTATTTTAATACACATATTTTCATCAATGGTAGGATTCAAGTGAATCCAAGCCCCTCTCAAAGCCTTAAGAACATACCTGGGATGTTTATATTATGACATACAATAAACTGTGAACTTCTACAGAGTACCAGTCAATTGAAAATCCTCCATAAATGTGCCCTGATATGGATCAACCAAAAGGctgatatacagtatatattaaAACGGAGATACTGTATATGTCCACAATCTTTGGTAGATGACAAAATAAACATTGAAATTGCTTGAATATGTTCataaatttaataaatttaatttaaacattttttttgtaaatgcaaTTTACTCCTCCAATGATCCATACACTAGTACAATGATaacactaaaatgattttaagaaataaaatcttaaaacaaagcCCTTGTGTTAGTCTGACTGTCACAGTGCAACAAATCTGTGGTAGAACTAATGCAATAAGAATGGTTTTCtccagaaaaaagaaaagaagaataaGAAATGCAGTATTTGTAAAGCTATTAAAcagttttggtcttttttttcccctcccttGTATTCTGTACAGCTGTGTCACTGTATCACACTGAGTTTGATGTGTCCGTTTATCTGTGCAGGACTACAGCCAACCAAGCCCTCAGGCTTCAGGCTTCTACGGCCACTCTCAGCATCCTGGAACGCCAAGAAAGTGGACCCCGAGATCCAGTCCCACTCACACTGTAAGTCTGATT
This window encodes:
- the LOC121516486 gene encoding uncharacterized protein LOC121516486 isoform X2 encodes the protein MYPSHILQEKMSSTVLLTALFALPLAVGWVVLGEREEAQRLCTGKEFRLPVYSTSRMVTFTPHSGGDRRVLLEKTSVKDPRFEWTRDKMLVLKEVTHEDQGLYSIKLSSGFTYETVRLTVSECIKSYYRNYGDNFDYSIPENGSLLEFFPRGAPPEAMPVVLWNKTDPMTGSVGRGRLLRSGKVWVAERVTQADQGNYTIRDDKGKAVSRSTLTVRGRSFNITRFTKESLNLPLFLPPPHAHLIFTPTRYPDESSLGPFDPKPPRGPVQLVREGHITDYDMRYRGLISLGRNGSTDEIVIARLTSRHDGVYEIRDRDGNLVSSTSLQVIEKGGRWRALLKSITVPSGMFVSLAGFILFMKRYPSCSLSHFIAGLRSNRTPPNNPPRVNIQDYSQPSPQASGFYGHSQHPGTPRKWTPRSSPTHTGYSPVRVGTPRSQNQEANRLTPQSSPCHNSTTEDRSNEEERRISFSVPGASDCLHSSEDCVQFQIKKDGNKERWSKSQEYFSTLPLDTDTSESCSVYTSEKLNFL
- the LOC121516486 gene encoding uncharacterized protein LOC121516486 isoform X1; amino-acid sequence: MYPSHILQEKMSSTVLLTALFALPLAVGWVVLGEREEAQRLCTGKEFRLPVYSTSRMVTFTPHSGGDRRVLLEKTSVKDPRFEWTRDKMLVLKEVTHEDQGLYSIKLSSGFTYETVRLTVSECIKSYYRNYGDNFDYSIPENGSLLEFFPRGAPPEAMPVVLWNKTDPMTGSVGRGRLLRSGKVWVAERVTQADQGNYTIRDDKGKAVSRSTLTVRGRSFNITRFTKESLNLPLFLPPPHAHLIFTPTRYPDESSLGPFDPKPPRGPVQLVREGHITDYDMRYRGLISLGRNGSTDEIVIARLTSRHDGVYEIRDRDGNLVSSTSLQVIEKGGRWRALLKSITVPSGMFVSLAGFILFMKRYPSCSLSHFIAGLRSNRTPPNNPPRVNIQDYSQPSPQASGFYGHSQHPGTPRKWTPRSSPTHTGYSPVRVGTPRSQNQEANRLTPQSSPCHNSTTEQDRSNEEERRISFSVPGASDCLHSSEDCVQFQIKKDGNKERWSKSQEYFSTLPLDTDTSESCSVYTSEKLNFL
- the LOC121515932 gene encoding uncharacterized protein LOC121515932 — translated: MLLFMTVSCLIFGSFAEIRYEELCYGRSLKLPFAYTPPLFQGQIYFTPSNGGPTKLLMEKGESKDPRIQVSYTSAYLKDLTDEDAGTFSVSFNDDNRYDIIRLTVMECAIDAMRFYGERYYLDVPQEAEYLEFTPSLRNSPTTVLWNRTDPQVSQGSRGKMKKNAWEIIKVTGKDSGYYNVRRKDRSLLSRTLLKVEADSISYDRVEGDTVVIEHPTTSSSWTITFKAKGETEYLTLMKAGRLSTYENPQIEYRQFEGRLRRLYEGLEINPLKTSDSGIYEVRDNEDHPARIVKLSVRAAFPTYVIICIAVRAVLVVSLCCCWIRKCCCFKKSSSKRSRAAPQTAAAPGVYNHGWNQQPAGPSHSAAPVTPISYQPVNPSVPREPAVLSSEPPLYRSVSFHRNPLQPEAAPLGDQGGAPAPTLGSDCLSSDPGPRFELKGLNTASALPLSSDSTFCNVYTSDKLNFL